Proteins encoded within one genomic window of Empedobacter falsenii:
- a CDS encoding sce7725 family protein, whose amino-acid sequence MYFPYLRGKQFELLALRELAPILDSSKIIPLIEPVKMNTASLKTAIDVLAKNNIKVQVILNPEVGDFKSNNSSLITFFNQLQAQGYTNLIPSFIISSDRAFDRIKTIIADNHYDTNGFSFVHLNKVSDLDALHSFSSSNHCLYHVVQIAHLFAMRRKLRGNVCMLNDYFNRLSNNKAYLDISFEVFSSDYMYYQDEGCVGFSDYQVIGKDYSETGGAAFAVAIHLTYKEEGSDDIKVAHFVSDSNEGRENPAGKFFEALEKLIAFVDQKQLTSFAIDKFRDYYNTQAYPGLGVVKKLSIMHHIQLIQGLI is encoded by the coding sequence ATGTATTTCCCATATTTACGAGGTAAACAATTTGAATTATTAGCCTTAAGGGAGCTCGCTCCGATATTAGATTCTTCAAAAATAATTCCTTTGATAGAACCTGTAAAAATGAATACAGCTTCTCTCAAAACAGCAATAGATGTATTAGCAAAGAATAATATTAAAGTTCAGGTTATTTTGAATCCAGAAGTAGGTGATTTCAAATCAAATAACTCTTCTTTAATTACTTTTTTTAATCAATTACAAGCTCAAGGTTATACAAATCTTATTCCTTCTTTTATAATATCTAGTGATAGGGCGTTTGATAGAATAAAAACAATTATTGCAGATAATCATTATGATACAAATGGTTTTAGTTTTGTCCATCTCAATAAAGTGAGTGATTTAGATGCGTTACACTCTTTTTCTAGTTCTAATCATTGTCTTTATCATGTAGTGCAAATTGCTCATTTGTTTGCTATGAGAAGAAAATTGAGGGGAAATGTCTGTATGTTGAATGATTATTTTAATCGTTTATCGAACAATAAAGCTTATCTTGATATTTCTTTCGAAGTCTTTTCTTCTGATTATATGTATTATCAAGACGAAGGTTGTGTAGGATTTTCTGATTATCAAGTAATAGGAAAAGATTATTCTGAGACTGGAGGAGCTGCATTTGCAGTAGCTATCCATTTAACATATAAAGAAGAAGGAAGCGATGATATAAAAGTTGCTCATTTTGTATCAGATAGTAATGAAGGACGCGAGAATCCTGCGGGTAAATTTTTTGAAGCATTAGAAAAATTAATCGCTTTTGTTGATCAAAAACAATTAACGAGTTTTGCCATTGATAAATTTAGGGACTATTATAACACTCAAGCTTATCCGGGGTTAGGTGTTGTAAAGAAATTAAGTATTATGCACCATATTCAGTTAATACAAGGTTTAATTTAA
- a CDS encoding RES family NAD+ phosphorylase: MNCCVNCFSDTYLQDYILKNKVGVGNCDFCLSTFVSLINCETLTELFDEILELYAPNSSGEMLLHEHLKHYWEGLFSPDLNLTSIKHLVYAIGRTSILYSTELFEQPVDFQTHITDESAATLALQWETFANELKEKNRFFLNKTIDLEFIEGILERLAKTYYPETIFYRSRIGNTRFPINELGRPPKEYATSGRANPQGIPYLYLSDSIETTIYETRSSLYDCLTVGSFQLNRPLQVISLHKIEELSPFEVKEKGFELEEFINIRPYLLKLQAELSKPIRKQDSLLDYLPTQYLCEFIKLKGFDAIEYKSAMHIGGYNLAVFTDESFVCVDSTFITIKNLNYEFEDR; this comes from the coding sequence ATGAATTGTTGTGTAAATTGCTTTTCAGATACCTACTTACAAGATTATATACTAAAGAATAAAGTAGGAGTAGGTAATTGTGATTTTTGTTTAAGTACTTTTGTTTCTTTAATCAATTGTGAAACACTCACAGAACTTTTTGATGAAATACTGGAGTTGTATGCACCTAATTCGTCGGGTGAAATGCTATTGCATGAACATTTGAAGCATTATTGGGAGGGATTGTTCTCTCCAGATTTGAATCTTACTTCAATCAAGCATTTGGTTTATGCAATTGGTAGAACGAGTATATTATATTCTACTGAATTATTTGAACAGCCAGTCGATTTTCAGACTCATATTACAGATGAAAGTGCCGCAACATTGGCTTTACAATGGGAAACTTTTGCCAATGAATTGAAGGAGAAAAATCGTTTTTTCTTGAATAAAACCATCGATTTAGAATTTATAGAAGGTATTTTAGAGCGTTTAGCGAAAACCTATTATCCTGAGACTATTTTTTATCGATCGAGAATTGGAAATACTAGGTTTCCAATAAATGAGTTGGGTAGACCTCCTAAAGAATATGCGACATCGGGTAGAGCAAATCCCCAAGGAATACCATACCTTTATTTGTCTGATAGTATAGAAACAACCATATACGAAACACGATCATCCCTGTACGATTGTTTAACGGTAGGTAGTTTTCAACTGAATCGTCCATTGCAAGTTATCTCCTTACATAAAATAGAAGAATTAAGCCCTTTTGAGGTCAAAGAAAAAGGTTTTGAATTAGAAGAATTTATTAATATCCGTCCTTATTTGCTTAAGTTACAAGCAGAATTATCAAAACCTATTCGTAAACAGGATTCTTTACTTGATTATCTCCCAACGCAATATTTGTGCGAATTTATCAAACTAAAAGGATTTGATGCGATAGAGTATAAAAGTGCTATGCATATTGGGGGGTATAATTTAGCAGTATTTACGGACGAATCATTTGTTTGTGTAGATTCGACATTTATTACAATCAAAAATTTAAACTATGAGTTTGAGGATAGATAA